The DNA region TTGGCCATCTAaaaaatttgttttattgtaaGTATATCGAAATTAATATCACTGATTATCAGCATGAAAAGGTGGCTTTACAACACAAATTCCTACTGAATTTCAGTTTAGTGTGGAGTACAGTAAATATCTGTATAAATGCGAAAAACAAGTCACTTTGATGCAAGTACCATTATACTGGACACAAGAAAGTTTACAACACTATTTTCTAAATGCTGAATAGAATGCAGCACAATGATACTCAAGTCCTGAGGGTTTAAGTCTCCTAGTAATAAAACTATGACATAGGTTTCAGTATGTTCCTTGCCAGCCCATTGGTATTTCATTTTGGTACTTTAACTTTGAactcgcattttttttttttgaaagacgagagatttttactttgtttacgTCTTATACCATACATCAGCCTGACAAATGTATTGTCGAATATACGTCTACACCCTATATCCCTGTGAATGTCACGGACACATAAACTACTGTATAACTTACAAGAAGCAAGCTATATAAGAAAGAAATGGTAAACACGGTATTCTCCTATGTTTCAAACATAGATTTTTAGTAGTATTCTACCGGTACAATTAAAACTTGCTTCATGCGTAAAACATCACTGTAAATGCTCTGGAATGAAGCTTTGGTTTTGAGGGTAGGAAAGATTTCATACAACACTAAATCTCCTGTTTAGCCCTTATGGAAACATGATAAATGCTAGACATAGAAATTTTCACGTGTACTGATCAACAATTCATAAAATTATGAAGTACTGTacgttttcatatttcatatcttcTTGCTGCCCCTCCATTCATCCCAGTCTTGTCTAAAACTTGTCTAGACTATTCTGATCGGCACAGTGCACATGTGATATAGTgacccccctctccccccccccctaaaaaaatgtaacaattactgtaatttacatgtagattaaaGACCAGCATGCATATTATCATAGGATTAACTACTCAAGACTGATAAAGAGACTATCAGTTAGCAGATTTTCTGCACGCAATTTGTGAATACAAATGAtttccatggaaaaaaaaatcctgcaataTTTACCATTTTCCTCATTTGCTGCATTTAATGAAAGCAAGTTATAAGTCTAAGAGATATGATTCATGGTGTGGCGACATGCTTGTGTGTTGTAATGAACACACTCAAACACAGATATAGTGtggatatccaaaaaaaaaaaattactgtcgAGACTGTTTGATTGGTCCTTGAACTAATCTTTCTCGAGGACCtgaagtttgtttgttagttgttGTTCTTTCAGCATTGCTACCCACAAAGTTCAAGATTCTACCTTGTAATGTCAGAGATAGAACCTTAATGTCCCTATGTGACTCCTAAAATCATACctgttcttgtaatattgtattttGTGCAACTGGTACGTGTATTTCGTTTAAGTGCCATTGTGTTTTATAGTTGATAGCCCATCTAAAAGGCTCCTTGTATTTTCATTACAATTCTTCACTTGCGGACAAATATGTGTCCTGTCAAGTGCAAACAGGGAAATACAACTGACAGTCAGAAGCCGTGCTGACAAATATAACCCACTTTGCTGTTGACACAGCCTTTCTTACATAACAATCACCACATTCACTATCATTGATGTAAATCAGTgatatcatcatgattattacaTTTAAAGTCTGATCATACAGTGTggtgtcatttcatttcaaacctAATTCCATTGTTACCCAGAACATATACAGGTGAGGTTGAGCTAGCAATATTATATGGCAACAAATGCCCACACTAAACAACAGTGAGGCACATGGTAGATACATTTCCGTCACTTGGCCAATATATCATAGCTGATGATTACCACGCTTTCTACTGATTTACATGATGTCAAACAAGCGATAAGTGCTGCAGAATCTGGAGAGGCACTGGTGAGGAACCGTGTACTGGACTCAGATGTCCGGTTGCTCGTAGTGTCCAAGGAGACGCTGCCGCTCCCTGCTCAGACTGCGCAGAATGTTCTCCTGCTTGTGCAACTTGAAGAGCTTGGCCAGAGAGAAACACACCAGGATGGTGTATACAATCCAGCCACACCACAAACCAAACTGGGGAGAGGAAACAAACAGGATATTTGACCAGAataataaatttacaaataacacaaaatacatttgATGATTTTTGCAGCAGTAACAAGTGAAGCCACTCATTTATGAACAGTATCATATGAAAAGCTCTCATTAATTCATAAACACATACGATTACCGGTATATACACATCAGTGGAAGAAAGTAATACGCTCCATACATAGCCTTCCTCAGTATCTAATTCTattaatcttcttcttctttttttttttcaaatcatggTCTTGTAGTATCTGTGGGTGTGAGCTGCAGAAATAATGTtgaatatgtataatgtataaatatgattttcatacagtacatgcattgACATTATATGGCAAATTTGAGACCGCATAAATTACATGGCTCATTTCATATACGAGGTACAAAAATATCGTCAGCTGCTTTGATTGTAGATATCACATACACATGGTAACagccatgagaaaaaaaaaaaaaaatgtccagtgCCCATTACGTTTATGCTGTAGTAAATGCACTCACTAATTGCAAGCATTATAAATGTTCTGACAGAACTGTTCCAGCAACCACTGCTACTTAAAGTCAATATGCCAGCCTTGTTTGATGTGGCACCCACCTGATTACAGTCAAAACAAACACCACAAAATGATTTGCCAAAAATCACTGTAAGACTAGATCACTTAGAGAAGGATAACATACTGTACAAGAATGGTGTACAAGATCACCTTTGCAACACCCCAGTCAATGTTGAATCCTTTCGGATCAATGTTTTTGTCAGCAAAGAAATTCACTGCATAGCCAGCAAACTCGCAGCTGttcaaaaaccaaacaaaatacaaacacaaactgTACTCATACATTTGCAGGAAACACAGAACTTGCAGAATTGACAGTAAGactgaattcaaatgtgatatattCTAATTAACAAACAACagagttcttcttcttctttttcttcttccaatACAGTGTTGCTTCATTCCTGAAGATTATGAACTGcatgtgcatgtacactgtatgagcACCATACCCGAAAAATGACATATCGTCTTtgcctaatttgcatacatGTGATTGTGAGTCATcaccatttcatgaaaacattattAGAAACTACATGATAACATAATTTTCTTACGTTAAGGCTTATTCTACCAaactttattgttttgtttgtttgatgtatAGTAATTTGTTTCATCAAGGTCAACTCAAGTACACAGGGAAACCTGAAACAAAACTAGAGGCATCTCAATGAATATACCTCAACATACTATGCAATATATTACCCAGATGCAACCTGTGCCTGGAATAATATGTGCTATTAAGAATTagcttttgtaaaaaaaaaaataaaaaaaaagtaaaaaaaaacaaatctatgACTCACTGTAATTTACCATTTTCTAaatcttatgaaaaaaaaaaaccatttgCATTAATGTATTAATGGCAACTGCAATATCCTCTGAATTTGTAATCGCATTTATTATCCTTACAAATTACATACCTGTACCactacaaagaaaaacaatgtaGCCTGGAAAAATACACAACTGAAGACCCTTAATGCTTCTGGAACCAATTCATTGCAGAGGGAAAGAGAAGCAAAAATCTAAAATTGTAGTTGCATTTAGCCATaatctcattcattcatttatctactgtatctatttatttggtattctttacccagggtagccccatcagtggttTAGACACTGTTATTCTTGGGGGCCCCACAACAGAATAACAAAGTACAATAGATACAACATACACAACGTAACAAATCAAGGACATCCTGTTATACATTGCAATATCAAAACAATATCAATGctttaaatacaaaataaatctttgatgataattatgatacacaAATTCACATTATTTGAAACAGGATGATACCCTTGCATAACATAGGGATATCAAAATGACGGAATTTAATTTTCTTCACAGATGTTGATAACATTATACTCCACAAGTGGTGAATAAAACTGTGACTTATTCATGATTTCTTACAAATGTTCATGTGTCACTAGCATGGCTTAACAGGCAACAACAGCAGGCAAGATAACCAGCCACAAGCAATGTACTGTACTCACATTTCACCTGTTTGCTCTTTAATCCTGTGACACCACATATTGTAGCCATCTGTGACTGTAATGGCCGAAGCCAGAAGCATGACCGACATCAGCATCGTGAATAGCCCTGTGATGCATGTCATGAGGAATGAACTGTGGAAGAAAgtcatttaagaaaaaaatcaattgaaCTCACAAAACAGCACTTGATATGGACACTCACACGGACACTTAAATCTCGATTTAGTTATAACAGTAAATGACTGTCAACAGACAGGGCAATACCTGAATCAAttttaaataatgaaaaagGGAAAACTTTCAGTGTAGAAATTTCTGCATGTTTTGCGCGACAGGAAACAAGAgcaataatgcctccggcaccacttcgtggcggaggcataaaaacacatgcatgcaaatttttttcttgttaataTGTAATACTGCTTTATgttttgattctgcagaattaaaaatacgtgaaattcatcttacccagccagtgcgaaaaatatcatttttatagcATCCAGCGAGTCATGGCAATACAAGCATTAACACAACATCAATGAAGGCATCTCAACTGTGTGCAGTGCCATGCATAAACACAAACCTGTCCGTTCCGTTGACGGCGTGAAAGGAAAGACGAATGGCCTGCCACAAGGATATCCCCATCAACCATACACCAACAAAGATGGCGAACCCACACTGGCTCCCATCAGACcagttatctacaatgtatgtgtctgTTGTGGTGTTCTTGATTCCGTAGGAGAAGAGGATGCAATGTCCGTTGAATTTG from Diadema setosum chromosome 1, eeDiaSeto1, whole genome shotgun sequence includes:
- the LOC140227995 gene encoding transmembrane protein 179-like; amino-acid sequence: MGMGNLMILSQITGYVFGVIFSLFIFPPIAASQSKFNGHCILFSYGIKNTTTDTYIVDNWSDGSQCGFAIFVGVWLMGISLWQAIRLSFHAVNGTDSSFLMTCITGLFTMLMSVMLLASAITVTDGYNMWCHRIKEQTGEICEFAGYAVNFFADKNIDPKGFNIDWGVAKFGLWCGWIVYTILVCFSLAKLFKLHKQENILRSLSRERQRLLGHYEQPDI